A window of Malania oleifera isolate guangnan ecotype guangnan chromosome 5, ASM2987363v1, whole genome shotgun sequence contains these coding sequences:
- the LOC131156361 gene encoding uncharacterized protein LOC131156361 has product MAFEHETTATTLLYSSSVLMQEDDDDQEYCSSSDPPIANHCRHRDHHQHHHQQQQLLAGLYEYDNDHRHLPDHPHMSRLSICSNSSTTNNPMYSNGDLICQDDQDEEDDDDNKTVGMCMSMLSIESFDADDEECSDEKEGDININEGLVLWDSDDELQVGFCSLPATPPRRRPITRGREGSGGGGGYVINSQQVKKEYGSENEGDHQKLGVLLGQQDATARKRRRRRRRITSEGWGVGGAHFIINNSGATSTFTTASYKEKNVHGRLDEKEKEEEDEDDDKMEIGSGGRNMISNGCMMSNKEEDNKGSSCFTTTTTTTTTGTGEESTEGGGGLVVITRPKGGRRCLCMDLEEVKACKDLGFELEHEPIARFPTDQYPSPTSVSASASPIHQQQHLEYYPNTSSGANSPILSWRMISSPGDDPRDVKARLKVWAQAVALASTSRQTT; this is encoded by the exons ATGGCGTTTGAACATGAAACCACAGCTACTACCCTTCTCTACTCTTCGTCAGTACTTATGCAGGAAGATGACGATGATCAGGAGTATTGCAGCAGTAGTGATCCACCAATTGCTAATCACTGTCGTCATCGCGATCATCACCAGCATCATCATCAGCAGCAGCAGTTGCTGGCAGGTTTGTACGAGTATGATAATGATCATCGTCACCTTCCTGATCACCCCCACATGTCCAGGCTATCAATCTGCAGTAACAGCAGTACTACAAATAATCCCATGTATTCTAATGGTGATTTGATCTGCCAAGACGACCAAGACGAAGAAGACGACGACGACAATAAGACTGTGGGGATGTGCATGTCCATGCTGTCCATCGAAAGCTTTGATGCTGATGACGAGGAATGCTCTGATGAAAAAGAGGGTGATATTAATATTAATGAGGGACTAGTTTTGTGGGACTCCGACGATGAATTACAAGTGGGCTTTTGCTCCTTGCCGGCGACGCCTCCACGACGAAGGCCAATAACCAGGGGAAGAGAAGGTagcggaggaggaggaggatacgTTATTAATTCGCAGCAGGTCAAAAAGGAGTATGGCAGCGAGAACGAAGGTGATCATCAGAAGTTGGGTGTTCTTCTCGGACAACAGGACGCAACTGCtaggaagaggaggaggaggaggaggaggatcaCGAGTGAAGGATGGGGCGTAGGAGGAGCTCATTTCATCATTAATAACAGTGGCGCTACTAGTACTTTTACAACTGCTAGTTATAAGGAGAAGAACGTGCATGGACGGCTGGatgagaaagagaaagaggaagaggaTGAAGATGATGATAAAATGGAGATAGGCAGTGGTGGTAGGAATATGATTAGTAATGGGTGCATGATGAGCAACAAGGAGGAGGATAACAAGGGCAGCAGCTGctttactactactactactactactactactggGACAGGGGAAGAGAGTACTGAAGGGGGTGGGGGATTGGTGGTGATAACCAGGCCTAAGGGAGGGAGGAGGTGTCTGTGCATGGACTTGGAGGAAGTGAAGGCCTGCAAGGATCTTGGGTTTGAGTTGGAACACGAGCCCATTGCTCGGTTTCCCACCGACCAATATCCTAGTCCCACTTCTGTCTCTGCCTCTGCTTCCCCAATCCACCAGCAGCAGCATCTGGAGTACTACCCCAACACCAGCAGTGGCGCCAATTCTCCAATCCTCTCTTGGCGCATGATCTCCAGCCCTG GTGACGATCCACGAGATGTCAAGGCACGGCTGAAGGTATGGGCGCAGGCAGTGGCCCTTGCATCGACTTCTCGCCAAACCACCTAG
- the LOC131155712 gene encoding pectin acetylesterase 6-like isoform X1: MKLPTAVLVAAAAAAAWCLCSSSSIELTILRSEDGLNATVPAPKPSMVPLTLIQAAASKGAVCLDGTLPGYHLDRGNGSGANSWLIQLEGGGWCNTIRNCVYRKTTRRGSSIYMEKQLPFTGILSNKFEENPDFFNWNRVKLRYCDGASFSGDNQNEAAELSFRGQKIWLAGMEELMLEGMQTANQALLSGCSAGGLASILHCDEFRNMFPRTTKVKCLSDAGLFLDAVDVSGGRALRNLFEGVISLQEVQKNLPASCTSHLDSTSCFFPQNLIANVKTPLFILNAAYDAWQLQSSLAPSSADPHGYWNECKSNHARCNATQIQFLQEFRSQMLTAVQVFSQSEQNGLFINSCFAHCQTERQDTWFSDDSPRIKNEGIAKSVGDWYFDRAPIEAIDCPYPCDNTCHNLVFK; this comes from the exons ATGAAGCTGCCGACGGCTGTACTggtggcggcggcggcggcggcggcctGGTGTTTGTGTAGCAGCAGTTCCATAGAACTGACGATCTTGAGATCGGAAGATGGCTTGAATGCGACAGTACCTGCTCCCAAACCTTCCATGGTTCCTCTCACTCTTATTCAAGCAGCTGCTTCAAAAGGAgctg TTTGTTTGGATGGGACGTTGCCTGGTTACCATTTAGATCGTGGGAACGGATCAGGTGCCAATAGTTGGCTCATTCAATTGGAG GGAGGGGGATGGTGTAATACCATCAGAAATTGTGTTTACCGGAAAACAACACGTCGTGGTTCATCAATCTATATGGAGAAGCAGCTACCATTCACAGGAATACTAAGCAATAAATTCGAAGAAAATCCAG ATTTTTTCAACTGGAACAGGGTCAAGCTCCGTTACTGTGATGGCGCATCGTTCAGTGGGGACAATCAAAATGAG gCTGCTGAACTTAGTTTTCGAGGACAAAAGATCTGGTTAGCTGGTATGGAGGAATTAATGTTAGAGGGCATGCAGACTGCTAACCAG GCTCTTCTTTCTGGATGCTCTGCGGGGGGCCTAGCATCCATACTACACTGTGATGAGTTTCGCAATATGTTTCCGCGAACCACTAAAGTGAAATGCCTGAGTGATGCTGGATTATTCCTTGATGC AGTTGATGTATCTGGCGGGCGCGCTCTGAGGAATTTGTTTGAAGGTGTAATTAGCTTACAG GAAGTGCAAAAGAATCTGCCAGCTTCTTGTACCAGCCACCTTGATTCAACTTCG tgcTTTTTCCCTCAGAATTTGATTGCAAATGTCAAGACCCCACTTTTTATTCTGAATGCAGCATATGATGCATGGCAG CTCCAGTCTAGTTTGGCTCCATCATCAGCTGATCCTCATGGATATTGGAATGAATGCAAATCAAACCATGCACGTTGTAATGCAACACAGATCCAATTTCTCCAAG AGTTCAGGAGTCAAATGCTCACTGCTGTACAAGTTTTCTCACAATCTGAACAGAATggtttatttataaattcatgtTTTGCTCATTGCCAAACGGAGAGACAAGACACATGGTTTTCTGATGATTCACCTCGTATTAAAAATGAG GGGATTGCAAAGTCTGTTGGAGACTGGTACTTCGATCGAGCACCTATTGAAGCCATCGACTGTCCATACCCCTGTGATAACACCTGCCATAACCTAGTCTTCAAGTGA
- the LOC131155712 gene encoding pectin acetylesterase 6-like isoform X2 → MKLPTAVLVAAAAAAAWCLCSSSSIELTILRSEDGLNATVPAPKPSMVPLTLIQAAASKGAVCLDGTLPGYHLDRGNGSGANSWLIQLEGGGWCNTIRNCVYRKTTRRGSSIYMEKQLPFTGILSNKFEENPDFFNWNRVKLRYCDGASFSGDNQNEAAELSFRGQKIWLAGMEELMLEGMQTANQALLSGCSAGGLASILHCDEFRNMFPRTTKVKCLSDAGLFLDAVDVSGGRALRNLFEGVISLQEVQKNLPASCTSHLDSTSCFFPQNLIANVKTPLFILNAAYDAWQKTQSRVTMITQQQGSGAAE, encoded by the exons ATGAAGCTGCCGACGGCTGTACTggtggcggcggcggcggcggcggcctGGTGTTTGTGTAGCAGCAGTTCCATAGAACTGACGATCTTGAGATCGGAAGATGGCTTGAATGCGACAGTACCTGCTCCCAAACCTTCCATGGTTCCTCTCACTCTTATTCAAGCAGCTGCTTCAAAAGGAgctg TTTGTTTGGATGGGACGTTGCCTGGTTACCATTTAGATCGTGGGAACGGATCAGGTGCCAATAGTTGGCTCATTCAATTGGAG GGAGGGGGATGGTGTAATACCATCAGAAATTGTGTTTACCGGAAAACAACACGTCGTGGTTCATCAATCTATATGGAGAAGCAGCTACCATTCACAGGAATACTAAGCAATAAATTCGAAGAAAATCCAG ATTTTTTCAACTGGAACAGGGTCAAGCTCCGTTACTGTGATGGCGCATCGTTCAGTGGGGACAATCAAAATGAG gCTGCTGAACTTAGTTTTCGAGGACAAAAGATCTGGTTAGCTGGTATGGAGGAATTAATGTTAGAGGGCATGCAGACTGCTAACCAG GCTCTTCTTTCTGGATGCTCTGCGGGGGGCCTAGCATCCATACTACACTGTGATGAGTTTCGCAATATGTTTCCGCGAACCACTAAAGTGAAATGCCTGAGTGATGCTGGATTATTCCTTGATGC AGTTGATGTATCTGGCGGGCGCGCTCTGAGGAATTTGTTTGAAGGTGTAATTAGCTTACAG GAAGTGCAAAAGAATCTGCCAGCTTCTTGTACCAGCCACCTTGATTCAACTTCG tgcTTTTTCCCTCAGAATTTGATTGCAAATGTCAAGACCCCACTTTTTATTCTGAATGCAGCATATGATGCATGGCAG AAAACGCAATCGAGAGTGACAATGATAACTCAGCAGCAGGGGAGCGGTGCAGCAGAGTAA